Proteins co-encoded in one Capsicum annuum cultivar UCD-10X-F1 chromosome 9, UCD10Xv1.1, whole genome shotgun sequence genomic window:
- the LOC107842777 gene encoding laccase-4 → MKSWICLFILLAICLFPLVVECRVRHYKFNVVLKKETRLCSSKSIVTVNGKFPGPTIYAREGDNVLIKVVNHVKYNVSIHWHGIRQLRTGWADGPAYITQCPIQPGQNYVYNFTITGQRGTLFWHAHILWLRATVHGALVILPKLGVPYPFPKPNHEAVVILAEWWKSDTEAVINEAIKSGLAPNVSDAHTINGHPGPISNCTSQGGFKLNVDPGKTYMLRVINAALNEELFFKIAGHKLTVVEVDATYVKPFQTDTIVIAPGQTTNVIVTANKNSGKYMVAASPFMDAPIAVDNVTATATLHYSGTLDNNPTTTLTTSTPPKNATPVANSFLDSLRSLNSQKYPANVPQKIDHSLFFTVGLGVNPCPTCKQGNGSRVVASINNVTFVMPTIALLQAHFSGIKGVFTTDFPANPPFAFNYTNTTPPANMGTTNGTKVYRLSYNDTVQIVLQDTGIIAPENHPIHLHGFNFFQVGKGIGNYNPKTDPKNFNLVDPVERNTVSVPSGGWVAIRFHADNPGVWFMHCHLEIHTTWGLKMAFLVDNGKGPNESLLPPPKDLPKC, encoded by the exons ATGAAATCTTGGATTTGCCTTTTCATCCTATTGGCAATTTGCCTTTTTCCTCTTGTTGTTGAATGTAGAGTTCGACATTACAAGTTCAAT GTGGTACTGAAGAAGGAGACTAGGCTTTGTTCCTCAAAGTCCATTGTTACTGTGAATGGAAAATTTCCAGGACCAACAATCTATGCTAGGGAAGGAGACAATGTACTTATCAAAGTTGTTAATCATGTTAAGTATAATGTCTCTATCCATTG GCATGGTATTAGACAACTTAGAACAGGTTGGGCAGATGGACCAGCATATATTACACAATGTCCAATTCAGCCAGGGCAAAACTATGTCTACAATTTCACCATCACAGGCCAAAGGGGCACACTATTTTGGCATGCTCATATTTTGTGGCTAAGGGCCACTGTTCATGGTGCACTTGTCATCTTGCCTAAACTTGGAGTTCCGTATCCATTCCCAAAACCCAACCATGAAGCTGTTGTGATCCTAG CTGAATGGTGGAAATCTGATACTGAAGCTGTGATTAATGAAGCCATAAAATCAGGATTGGCACCTAATGTTTCTGATGCTCACACTATCAATGGTCATCCTGGACCTATTTCAAATTGTACTTCACAAG GTGGATTCAAGTTGAATGTTGATCCAGGAAAAACATATATGTTACGAGTCATCAACGCCGCACTCAATGAAGAACTCTTCTTCAAAATTGCAGGACACAAACTGACAGTAGTTGAAGTCGATGCCACCTATGTTAAGCCTTTCCAGACGGATACAATTGTAATTGCCCCTGGCCAAACGACCAACGTAATTGTCACTGCCAATAAAAATTCTGGCAAGTACATGGTTGCTGCTTCACCATTTATGGATGCACCAATTGCTGTTGACAATGTTACAGCCACAGCAACTTTACATTACTCTGGCACACTTGACAATAACCCCACTACTACACTTACTACAAGTACACCCCCAAAAAATGCCACCCCTGTAGCAAACAGTTTTCTTGATTCTTTAAGAAGCCTGAATTCCCAAAAATACCCCGCTAATGTTCCACAAAAAATTGATCACTCCTTGTTTTTTACAGTAGGTCTAGGGGTTAACCCATGCCCAACTTGCAAACAAGGCAATGGAAGCAGAGTTGTGGCTAGTATAAACAATGTTACATTTGTTATGCCAACAATTGCACTTCTACAAGCACACTTCTCTGGGATTAAAGGAGTTTTCACAACGGATTTTCCAGCAAACCCTCCGTTTGCATTCAACTATACAAACACAACACCACCCGCGAATATGGGCACGACCAATGGGACTAAGGTTTATAGGCTGTCTTATAATGACACAGTCCAAATAGTTTTGCAGGATACTGGAATTATAGCCCCTGAGAATCATCCAATTCATTTGCATGGGTTCAATTTCTTTCAAGTTGGTAAGGGTATAGGAAATTATAATCCAAAAACAGATCCTAAGAATTTTAATCTTGTCGATCCTGTTGAGAGGAATACAGTTAGTGTTCCTTCTGGAGGATGGGTTGCTATACGATTCCACGCTGACAATCCAG GAGTTTGGTTTATGCATTGCCATCTAGAGATACATACAACATGGGGATTGAAAATGGCATTCCTTGTAGATAATGGGAAAGGTCCAAATGAGTCACTTTTGCCACCTCCAAAGGATCTTCCAAAATGCTAA